The genomic stretch CACGTCCATGATCTGTAAGTCATCATAGGTGGgggaaggtgacaaaattgggtgtctacagtatgatcactaccatggaggaCCCTTTtcagttaccaaaaaaaaaagtaaatccAACTTATGTATAATACATAACAACACCTTAATTTCTTTTGGCTCAAATACATTGCTGCTAAAGCATTGCATGAAAAACCACTGTTACAAGCGCTGATATTTTGTACCTCGCTGACCCTATGtaacccctccccctttttcctcttttattaaaaaaaaatcatgtattGGTAtgttcacttttatttttagccatttatttatgtaaaattacattttcattggattttaaagctttatttttttAGCTTGGAGAACTCCGTGTTAAcaaaaacttgacatgtgaataaGAGACCTTGAGCTCTAATTGTCTATAAATTTTGGTTTTGTCCAAAATTCCAGTATATAGATATTCATAATGGTTTAAAGATGTTATTGGACCACTAAAACTTCTACCAAGTTTTTAGGCATGCATAAAGAGAAAGATTACAAGAGCTTTAATAAGTTTATTAAAGCCTGTCTACATTTGGACTTtcaaaattcatttatttatcctTTCAAAAACTAAGAACTACATCTTCGAGTATACTCCTTAACAAGCTTTGCAAATGATGAGGATTTGTTCTCTAACAATTTGGTTGGGGAATCATATTCCACTACAAGGCCTGCTCAAGACAAGAGAACATATCAACCTGATTAGGAAATGACCTCAAAAAGGATGAGCAACATTTTTTCAAACTTAATTGAACCCAATTGATTGTAGTATACTATTTACTTGCTACTAACCGTTATCAAGAAGGAGAACCAGATTAATATCAATAATTGATGTTATTCTATGTGCAATTGTGATGACAGTGGATCTTGAGAAATATTTCTTAAGCGTTTGCTGAATTAGATAGTCAGTTGTTGTATCCACCGATGATGTAGCTTCATCAAGTACTAACACTTTACTCCCCTTGAGTAGTGCATGCCCTAAACAGACTAGCTGCCTCTGACCCATGCtccaattctctccattctcaGTCACTGCAATCACCATAACATGTACACTAAAAATAAAACAGCCACCATATGAAAATGGGTTAGCTATTCAATACCTTATTATCATTAACTTTTGActccctacttttttttttcgaaatgGGGTTGGGACCTAGGAGGTTGGATTGTGTACTAGAAGTTAGTCatatcataagaaaaaaaaattggaagtaGTGTGCGTTTGTGCACAAATTGAAGTTGAGAAACTTTGGAAGaaaacaacaactgcctagcgtagttggtgagctgtggtgtgcaaaaatcccatgctcaccagaCTTCCTTTactaaatattaaaaaaaaaaaaaaaaaacactttggaAGAATGTGTATATGAGAAGAAACTAACCTGTAGAATCAAGcatccccttcttctttctaactTCATCACCAAGCTGAATTCTATCTAAGGCCTAAGACAACAAATTTCATGTCAATTTACcacttttcttgatttttttttaagatgacATAGAACCGATCATTAAAGATGAGTGGTGGGAAAGATGAAATGAACAAGAAAGGGGTGCAAAGTGGAATAAAAATTTGGGTAATAACTACAATGCACTCTAATTCCTAGGTCACAATTAATAGATTCTCTTAAGGCCAAACATGGTTCTAAGTTGATTTAATGCATCCAAtgaaattattttaatattaaatagagagaaataaaaaataaataaaaaataaaaagaagatgacCACGAGAAAGGAGCTTATAGAGAAAAACCAATAGAAAAGAGTTCATAGATATACTAGAAAGAAGTTTAGAGAGACAAATGTCCCTAACAATCAAATATGATGTGTTTGCCTTGTGCAGAAAATACCAGTAAGAAGGAGATATGTCCATCCTATCTTTTTGTCaatgaataaaaatttcatcaaatgaaaaaacCGCACCTCCCAAATTTGTTCATCAGTGTACTCTTCAAGTGGGTCAAGATTACTTCTTAGACTCCCCTCAAACATTGTTGGGTCTTGTGGGATAATACTCAATCTTGACCGCAAGTCATGAAGGCCAATCTTAGAGATGTCGATACTATCTATCAAAATCTGACCGACTGTAGGTTCAAGCACACGAAAGAGAGCTTGTACGAGAGTTGATTTACCACTTCCTGTTCGCCCAACGATGCCGATCTTCATTCCTCCTGGAAAATTGCATGTAATACCTCGCAAGACAAAAGGAAGATGCGGGCCATATTGGACCTACATACATATCATATAATCAAATCATATAGCTCAGTAGAAATTTATAAGAGCAAAAAGAACTATACAACAAAATTAGGCTTCAGAGTGTCTATTCCATAGAAAGTAAAGGAAATATAAACTTGGTAAATAT from Macadamia integrifolia cultivar HAES 741 chromosome 11, SCU_Mint_v3, whole genome shotgun sequence encodes the following:
- the LOC122092911 gene encoding ABC transporter C family member 3-like, with protein sequence MEINLKLVDGYARPKFHFSGAIEWLCFRMDILASITYAVFLVFLILVPKDALNPGVVGLAVTYGLSFSLHGVVWDLNQLQTKIISVERMLQYTCIPSEPLLLGEENRPGHEWPSQGKVDIIDLQVQYGPHLPFVLRGITCNFPGGMKIGIVGRTGSGKSTLVQALFRVLEPTVGQILIDSIDISKIGLHDLRSRLSIIPQDPTMFEGSLRSNLDPLEEYTDEQIWEVRFFHLMKFLFIDKKIGWTYLLLTGIFCTRIQLGDEVRKKKGMLDSTVTENGENWSMGQRQLVCLGHALLKGSKVLVLDEATSSVDTTTDYLIQQTLKKYFSRSTVITIAHRITSIIDINLVLLLDNGLVVEYDSPTKLLENKSSSFAKLVKEYTRRCSS